A window of Synergistaceae bacterium contains these coding sequences:
- a CDS encoding septum formation initiator family protein — translation MPRLRWVIITAVALLAIFIAGTVYFFEFRRIGDLKADVAKKLVRLDEKERSVNEYREKVEFYKTKEGIAHLAREEYNLAFPGERIYIIVPESSDPVPPLP, via the coding sequence GTGCCGCGTCTGCGTTGGGTCATCATCACTGCCGTCGCGCTTCTGGCCATTTTTATCGCAGGCACGGTCTATTTTTTTGAATTTCGCAGAATCGGCGATTTGAAGGCCGACGTGGCGAAAAAACTTGTCCGGCTGGACGAAAAAGAACGCAGTGTAAACGAATATCGGGAAAAGGTCGAGTTCTACAAAACGAAAGAGGGAATCGCCCATCTGGCCCGGGAAGAGTACAATCTGGCTTTTCCCGGCGAACGAATCTACATCATCGTCCCCGAGTCGTCCGATCCCGTCCCTCCCCTGCCCTGA
- a CDS encoding YjfB family protein: MDITTGIAQASMTMSLVKVATEAQTAVLKNVMDTQKEALSILLQSLGVGQQINIQA, from the coding sequence ATGGATATTACTACGGGCATTGCGCAGGCTTCGATGACCATGTCTCTGGTCAAAGTTGCTACGGAAGCACAGACGGCAGTGCTGAAGAACGTCATGGACACTCAGAAAGAGGCCCTTTCTATCCTTCTGCAGTCCCTCGGTGTGGGGCAGCAGATCAACATTCAGGCATAA
- the glsA gene encoding glutaminase A, producing MMNWNAKHPTQELLVSALRSCRAQPGEGGIASYIPELASVDPSLFALSMTTMEGKSFSAGDSDYLFSMQSISKVVALAFALEHYGADCVFRYTGMEPCAEAFNSILKLETRSSIPMNPFINAGAISICSLILNRHGVNALQDVLEFISFLILREQGGKRPVLSVNQKIYESEATTADRNRSLAYFMHGSGTLACDVEETLALYFSLCSTEIHTEDLSFMGATIARGGINPATGRRVLSQDTACALLGLMATCGLYDESGEFAVRAGIPAKSGVSGGILAVVPGQMGLAVFSPGINTKGNSIAGMRALTWLSREMRLRGL from the coding sequence ATGATGAACTGGAACGCGAAACATCCCACTCAGGAATTGCTTGTCAGCGCCCTCAGATCCTGTCGTGCTCAGCCAGGCGAGGGCGGCATCGCGTCTTATATTCCGGAGCTGGCATCCGTAGATCCTTCGCTTTTTGCTCTGTCCATGACGACGATGGAGGGAAAGAGCTTTTCGGCGGGAGACAGCGACTATCTTTTTTCGATGCAGTCCATATCGAAAGTCGTCGCCCTTGCTTTCGCTCTTGAACATTACGGCGCGGACTGCGTATTCAGATATACGGGCATGGAGCCCTGCGCGGAGGCGTTCAACTCCATCCTGAAACTGGAAACCAGATCCTCCATACCCATGAACCCCTTTATCAACGCGGGGGCCATCTCCATTTGCTCGCTCATTCTCAACCGGCACGGAGTCAACGCCCTCCAGGATGTGCTGGAGTTCATTTCCTTTCTGATTCTTCGGGAACAGGGAGGGAAACGTCCTGTCCTTTCCGTCAATCAAAAGATCTACGAATCCGAAGCCACCACAGCCGACCGCAACAGATCGCTGGCTTACTTCATGCATGGCAGCGGAACTCTCGCCTGCGATGTGGAGGAGACGCTTGCTCTTTATTTCAGCCTTTGCAGCACAGAAATTCACACAGAGGACCTTTCCTTTATGGGAGCGACCATTGCCAGAGGCGGTATCAACCCCGCCACAGGCAGAAGAGTGCTGAGCCAGGACACAGCCTGCGCCCTTCTCGGACTCATGGCAACCTGCGGACTTTACGACGAATCGGGAGAATTTGCCGTCCGGGCCGGAATCCCCGCCAAAAGTGGAGTTTCCGGAGGGATTCTCGCGGTAGTTCCAGGCCAGATGGGACTGGCGGTTTTCTCCCCGGGCATTAACACGAAGGGCAACTCCATTGCGGGGATGAGGGCCCTGACCTGGCTGTCCCGGGAAATGCGTCTGAGAGGTCTGTGA